The following are encoded in a window of Aphis gossypii isolate Hap1 unplaced genomic scaffold, ASM2018417v2 Contig00529, whole genome shotgun sequence genomic DNA:
- the LOC126554503 gene encoding E3 SUMO-protein ligase ZBED1-like: MCTDMQPYNSVERKGFKHLLSVLCPNFELPSRKYFSDHKIPQMYEIVRNCLKEKLKQVSYISLTTDCWTSINGYPFIGLTAHTINNDWIIESFCLACTALNVDHNNVNIKNKIKQILIDWEIDESKIAGITTDCGSNILKAVESLSFNHIPCFGHVLNTGVTNAFALPPVKLCSENAVKVRSVFHYSPKMKRSLLNAQINLNLPPLVVPSSCETRWWSLLPCLNFIKTQHEVLRTILTTPKHQKILPTFNHLQLIERLLCILNPLKQLGEAMASEKNVTISSLWPIYQQLKLQFHKQTNESHSQNVSINEATENNSAPLFPESQESISHNQPTVEETSDFFSQINDESTEDCEEEILSQTLIQALNHVEQLVSDAIFNKLSKRFNENIRTKQLIQLTSFLDPRYKSCLTSYEFYMVKQRLVAEMELNGIKSVDPSSSPPLKKKSYSGIASFLSTSLPSNSASNCENIFEAEIEKFNQMPKVDLDTDPLNWWKIFNSEFPNLSRLAKKYLCIQGTSVPSERLFSYGGNVITNKRSLLSEAHAEQLIFLSKNSNFLVN; this comes from the exons ATGTGCACTGATATGCAGCCTTATAATTCAGTGGAAAGAAAAGGATTCAAACATTTACTATCAGTCTTATGCCCAAACTTTGAATTACCCAGCAGGAAATACTTTTCTGACCATAAGATTCCTCAAATGTATGAAATTGTAAGAAATTGTTTgaaggaaaaattaaaacaagtatCATACATTTCACTGACAACTGATTGCTGGACATCAATAAATGGATATCCTTTCATAGGATTAACGGctcatactattaataatgattggaTAATTGAAAGTTTTTGTTTGGCGTGTACTGCTTTGAATGTTGATCACAACaatgtaaacattaaaaataagataaaacaaattttaattgactGGGAAATTGATGAATCTAAAATTGCCGGAATAACAACAGATTGTGGAAGTAACATTTTGAAAGCTGTGGAAAGTTTATCGTTTAACCACATACCTTGTTTTGGGCATGTTTTAAACACTGGTGTAACCAATGCATTTGCTTTACCACCTGTTAAGTTATGCTCTGAAAATGCTGTGAAAGTGAGATCAGTTTTTCATTACAGTCCTAAAATGAAACGTTCTTTGTTAAATGCCCAGATTAATCTAAATCTTCCACCTTTAGTAGTTCCATCTTCATGTGAAACTCGTTGGTGGTCTTTACTTCcatgtttaaactttataaaaacacaGCATGAAGTATTGCGTACAATATTAACCACTCCTAAACACCAAAAGATTTTACCTACCTTTAACCACTTACAATTAATTGAACGtttgttatgtattttgaatCCATTAAAACAACTGGGGGAAGCTATGgcttcagaaaaaaatgtaacaatatcTTCATTATGGCCCATATATCAacagttaaaattacaatttcataAGCAGACAAATGAAAGTCATTCACAAAATGTGTCTATTAATGAAGCAACTGAAAATAATTCAGCTCCCTTGTTTCCTGAATCGCAAGAAAGTATATCCCATAATCAACCAACAGTAGAAGAAACTTCAGACTTCTTTTCTCAGATAAATGATGAATCCACAGAAGATTGTGAAGAGGAAATTTTAAGTCAAACATTAATTCAAGCATTAAACCATGTTGAACAATTGGTGTCTGatgctatatttaataaactttctaaacgtttcaatgaaaatattagaaCCAAACAATTGATACAACTAACATCATTTTTGGATCCTCGCTATAAATCTTGTTTAACTAGTTATGAGTTTTATATGGTTAAGCAACGACTCGTCGCAGAAATGGAACTTAATGGAATAAAATCTGTCGACCCAAGTTCATCACcaccattgaaaaaaaaaagttattcag GTATAGCttcatttttaagtacaaGTTTACCCTCCAATTCTGCTTCAAATTGtgagaatatttttgaagctGAGATTGAAAAATTCAACCAAATGCCCAAGGTAGATTTGGATACAGATCCTCTTAACTggtggaaaatatttaattcagagTTTCCAAACTTATCTCGGTTAGCAAAAAAGTATCTATGTATTCAAGGTACTAGTGTACCAAGTGAAAGGTTGTTTAGCTACGGAGGAAATGTTATTACAAACAAACGGTCCTTGCTGTCTGAAGCCCATGctgaacaattaatatttttatcgaaaaattccaattttttggtaaattga
- the LOC126554507 gene encoding uncharacterized protein LOC126554507, producing MTYVRNYGTPDLFITVTCNPKWTEIEHELEPGQKPQDRHDIIARVFQQKLKVMMDVLTKYRVFGDTRCYMYSVEWQKRGLPHAHILIWLLNKLHSNEVDDIISAEIPDPVTDPRLHDIVTTQMVHGPCGALNPLSPCMADGKCTKRYPRPLVAETVTGNDGYPVYRRRSKEDNGRTIKVKVQNQEIEIGNEFIVPYCPLLSRIFETHANVESCHSAKSIKYLCKYVTKGSDMAVFGIASDNVNDEISNFQMGRYVSTNEALWRLLSFQIHERYPTFVHLAVHLENGQRVYFTEANAAQRAERPPSTTLTSFFAMCEADPFAATLMYVEMPKYYTWNQSTKKFQRRKQGTPVPDWPQVFSTDALGHSVVSSNAYQIRTLFAIIITTCFPSQPIQLWNKYKDAICEDILHRLRIQTNNPDIQITDEIYNEGLILIEDQCLTIANKLLIEVGMIAPNRSMHDAFNQELNRELQYNVDTLQEFVRNNVPGGQNTGGLFFLDAPGGTGKTFVISLILATIRSRCDIALALASSGILATLLDGGRTAHSALKLPLNLNTIDTPTCNISRSSAMGKLLMQCKLIVWDECTMAHKKSLEALNFTLKDLRRNNNIFGGLMILLAGDFRQTLPVVPRGTPADELNACLKASPLWNNVKTLSLTTNMRVQLQNDQSAAQFSKQLLDLGNGKVPVDATSGLITLTNDFCRFVDTQLVLIENVFPNISENYKNYAWLSQRAILAAKNNDVHALNFTIQSKIAGDLVTYKSVDSITNPDDVVNYPTEFLNSLEIPGFPPHNLQLKVGTVILILRNLNPPRLCNGTRLSVKRLMPNLIEATIINGKYAGENVCIPRIPMIPTDLPFDFKRLQFPVRLAFAMTINKSQGQSLSVCGINLENHCFSHGQLYVACSRVGNHPLCLC from the exons ATGACGTACGTGCGAAATTATGGAACTccggatttatttattacggtCACATGCAATCCGAAGTGGACGGAAATTGAACACGAGTTGGAACCGGGTCAAAAACCGCAAGATCGCCATGACATAATCGCCAGAGTATTTCAGCAAAAACTCAAGGTTATGATGGATGTGCTTACTAAGTATCGAGTTTTTGGTGACACACGTTGTTATATGTACTCGGTGGAATGGCAGAAGCGTGGACTACCGCATGCTCATATCCTAATTTGGTTGCTGAACAAATTACATTCAAATGAAGTGGATGACATCATATCAGCTGAAATTCCTGATCCAGTCACTGATCCCCGTCTACACGACATTGTGACGACACAGATGGTGCATGGACCGTGCGGTGCATTAAATCCATTATCGCCTTGCATGGCTGATGGAAAGTGCACAAAACGATATCCGCGACCGTTAGTTGCTGAAACAGTCACAGGGAACGATGGATATCCAGTTTATCGTCGGCGTTCAAAAGAAGATAACGGTCGAACTATCAAAGTTAAAGTTCAAAATCAAGAGATTGAGATCGGAAATGAATTCATTGTACCATATTGCCCGCTGCTATCACGAATTTTCGAAACACATGCAAACGTTGAGAGTTGTCATTCGGCCaaatcaatcaaatatttgtgCAAGTACGTCACAAAAGGCAGCGACATGGCTGTGTTTGGTATTGCGTCGGACAATGTGAATGACGAAATCAGCAACTTCCAAATGGGCAGATACGTCAGTACTAATGAAGCACTGTGGCGATTATTGTCATTTCAAATTCATGAAAGATATCCCACATTTGTACATTTAGCAGTGCATTTGGAAAATGGCCAAAGAGTTTACTTCACTGAGGCTAATGCGGCACAACGAGCTGAGAGACCACCATCGACAACATTGACTAGCTTCTTTGCAATGTGTGAAGCAGATCCATTCGCAGCGACGCTGATGTACGTTGAAATGCCCAAGTATTACACTTGGAATCAATCAACAAAGAAATTCCAACGTCGCAAACAAGGAACCCCAGTTCCAGACTGGCCACAGGTGTTTTCAACTGATGCACTAGGTC ATTCAGTTGTTTCATCAAATGCGTACCAAATACGAACGCTGTTCGCAATTATCATCACCACATGTTTTCCTTCACAACCAATTCAGTTATGGAACAAATACAAAGACGCCATATGTGAAGATATCTTGCATCGCTTGCGTATTCAAACGAATAATCCTGACATCCAAATAACCGATGAAATCTACAATGAAGGATTGATTCTGATTGAGGATCAATGCTTGACTATTGCAAACAAGCTACTGATTGAAGTAGGAATGATTGCGCCAAATCGATCGATGCACGATGCATTCAACCAAGAATTAAATCGAGAGCTGCAATACAATGTTGATACATTGCAGGAATTCGTTAGAAATAATGTTCC CGGTGGACAAAATACTGGTGGTCTATTCTTCCTGGATGCACCTGGAGGAACAGGGAAAACATTTGTCATTTCATTGATTTTGGCCACTATTCGATCAAGATGTGACATAGCTTTGGCGTTAGCATCATCTGGAATTTTGGCGACTCTTCTAGATGGCGGTCGTACTGCACATTCTGCGCTTAAGTTGCCACtcaatttaaacacaattgaTACTCCAACGTGCAATATTTCCCGATCCAGTGCAATGGGAAAATTGTTAATGCAATGCAAGCTTATTGTTTGGGATGAGTGCACAATGGCACATAAGAAATCACTTGAAGCACTTAACTTCACACTGAAGGATCTTCGGAGAAATAACAACATCTTTGGCGGCTTGATGATATTGTTGGCAGGCGATTTCAGGCAGACGTTGCCAGTAGTTCCCCGTGGAACGCCTGCAGATGAATTGAATGCTTGCCTAAAGGCATCACCTTTATGGAATAACGTAAAAACATTATCGCTAACCACTAATATGAgagttcaacttcaaaatgatCAAAGTGCTGCACAATTTTCCAAACAATTGTTAGATCTTGGAAATGGAAAAGTCCCAGTTGATGCGACATCTGGATTAATTACTCTTACCAACGACTTTTGCCGATTTGTAGACACTCAATTAGttcttattgaaaatgttttcccAAACATTAGTGagaattataagaattatgcTTGGTTAAGTCAACGAGCAATTCTTGCAGCAAAGAATAATGATGTCCACGCACTGAATTTCACCATTCAATCAAAAATTGCTGGCGATTTGGTGACATACAAATCCGTTGATTCAATAACAAATCCCGATGATGTAGTAAATTATCCAACGGAGTTTTTGAACTCTCTGGAGATACCAGGATTTCCACCACATAACTTGCAACTGAAAGTTGGTACAGTTATTTTGATACTGCGTAATTTGAATCCACCGCGACTTTGCAACGGTACTCGACTTTCGGTAAAGAGACTTATGCCGAATTTAATTGAGGCAACCATTATTAACGGAAAGTACGCAggtgaaaatgtatgtattcctCGAATACCAATGATTCCGACTGATCTTCCGTTTGACTTCAAACGATTGCAATTCCCAGTTCGCCTTGCGTTCGCAATGACAATTAATAAGTCGCAAGGCCAATCGCTTAGTGTTTGCGGGATAAATTTggaaaatcattgtttttcaCATGGACAGTTATACGTTGCGTGTTCACGAGTTGGGAACCATCCGCTTTGTTTGTGTTAA